One window of the Microbulbifer sp. Q7 genome contains the following:
- a CDS encoding helix-turn-helix domain-containing protein — MPHRKAKPSKEEESVGKTLRRLRKERQMTLGELSDKSGISVSSLSRIENTQLSLNVEKIHALAKVLAVPPEAFLQSQGAESARAPASHPARARMAINRARGRETTRELEVSLQYMFTDLEPRSMNCIYAEVDPIPIWASEFVRHPGEKVIIIQEGELMAFVQGQAPALLETGDVLYMDGNVWHSVVAANGRIARVMAVLNTGDAAARGDFESRFFTADEWNALNE, encoded by the coding sequence ATGCCACACCGCAAGGCAAAACCCAGCAAGGAAGAAGAATCCGTCGGCAAGACACTGCGCCGACTGCGCAAAGAGCGCCAGATGACCCTGGGGGAGCTGTCCGACAAAAGTGGCATATCCGTATCCTCGCTTTCGCGCATCGAAAATACGCAGTTATCGCTGAATGTCGAAAAAATTCACGCCCTGGCCAAGGTGTTGGCGGTGCCGCCGGAGGCGTTTTTACAGTCTCAGGGCGCAGAATCTGCACGTGCCCCAGCCAGCCATCCTGCGCGGGCACGGATGGCAATAAACCGCGCGCGCGGGCGCGAAACCACCCGCGAACTCGAGGTCAGCCTGCAATACATGTTCACTGACCTGGAGCCCCGCAGCATGAATTGCATTTATGCGGAGGTGGATCCTATCCCGATCTGGGCATCAGAATTTGTGCGGCACCCGGGTGAGAAGGTGATCATTATCCAGGAAGGGGAGCTGATGGCCTTTGTACAGGGGCAGGCCCCGGCACTGCTCGAAACCGGCGACGTGCTGTACATGGATGGCAACGTGTGGCACTCGGTGGTGGCCGCCAACGGCCGTATCGCTCGTGTCATGGCGGTGCTGAACACCGGTGACGCCGCGGCCCGGGGAGATTTTGAGTCGCGCTTCTTCACCGCGGATGAGTGGAACGCGCTAAATGAGTAG